A single genomic interval of Macaca nemestrina isolate mMacNem1 chromosome 14, mMacNem.hap1, whole genome shotgun sequence harbors:
- the LOC105485765 gene encoding calicin isoform X2 codes for MKLEFTEKNYNSFVLQNLNRQRKRKEYWDMALSVDHHVFFAHRNVLAAVSPLVRSLISSNDMKTTDELFITIDSSYLSPVTVDQLLDYFYSGKVVISEQNVEELLRGAQYFNTPRLRVHCNDFLIKSIRRANCLRYLFLAELFELKEVSDLAYSGIRDNFHYWASPEGSMHFMRCPPVIFGRLLRDENLHVLNEDQALSALINWVYFRKEEREKYFKKFFNYINLNAVSNKTLVFASNKLVGMENSSSHATLIENVLMDRKQERPCSLLVYQRKGALLDSVVILGGQKAHGQFNDGVFAYIIQENLWMKLSDMPYRAAALSATSAGRYIYISGGTTEQISGLKTAWRYDMDDNSWTKLPDLPIGLVFHTMVTCGGTVYSVGGSIAPRRYVSNIYRYDERKEVWCLAGKMSIPMDGTAVITKGQHPLRAQPPAERGNQSAESEGQQDDHLSASLAQQLPLGCVPCYMLHWRQQGVCMWGCHHCQRCPDKGLHHQSKCLLAGPKDRRVEDPGSPTRGTGLSCLLSSQATLQDSSKDLNNILSGRISKCIIIHNLMREREEDGLLFPS; via the exons ATGAAATTGGAATTCACCGAGAAAAACTACAACAGCTTCGTGCTGCAGAACCTGAACAGACAGAGGAAACGCAAAGAGTACTGGGACATGGCCCTGAGCGTGGACCACCACGTCTTCTTTGCACATCGCAACGTGCTGGCTGCTGTCTCCCCGCTGGTGAGGAGCCTCATCTCCAGCAATGACATGAAGACCACCGATGAGCTTTTCATCACCATTGACTCCAGTTATCTGAGCCCGGTCACAGTGGACCAGCTTCTGGACTACTTCTATAGCGGCAAGGTGGTGATCTCCGAGCAAAACGTGGAGGAGCTGCTTCGTGGGGCTCAGTATTTCAACACACCACGCCTTCGAGTTCACTGCAACGACTTCCTTATTAAGTCCATCCGCCGTGCCAACTGCTTGCGCTACCTCTTCTTGGCCGAGCTGTTTGAGCTCAAAGAGGTATCAGACTTAGCTTACTCAGGCATTCGCGACAACTTCCACTACTGGGCCAGTCCTGAGGGCTCCATGCACTTCATGCGCTGTCCCCCTGTTATCTTCGGCCGCCTGCTCCGTGATGAAAACCTTCACGTGCTCAATGAAGACCAGGCTCTCAGCGCACTCATCAATTGGGTGTACTTCCGGAAGGAGGAGCGGGAGAAGTATTTCAAGAAGTTCTTCAATTACATCAATCTCAATGCCGTCTCCAACAAGACACTGGTGTTTGCCAGCAACAAGCTGGTGGGCATGGAGAACAGCTCATCCCATGCAACCCTGATTGAGAATGTCCTGATGGACCGCAAGCAGGAGCGGCCATGCAGCCTGCTGGTCTACCAGCGGAAAGGGGCCCTGCTTGATTCAGTGGTCATCCTTGGTGGCCAGAAGGCCCACGGCCAGTTCAATGATGGAGTGTTTGCctatatcatccaggagaacctGTGGATGAAGCTCTCAGACATGCCCTATCGGGCAGCAGCACTTAGTGCCACCTCTGCTGGTCGCTACATCTACATTTCTGGTGGCACCACTGAGCAGATTTCAGGGCTGAAGACAGCCTGGCGGTATGACATGGATGACAACTCCTGGACCAAGTTGCCCGACCTGCCCATCGGGCTTGTCTTCCACACCATGGTGACCTGTGGGGGGACGGTGTACTCAGTGGGCGGGAGCATTGCCCCAAGGCGGTATGTCTCCAACATCTATCGCTATGATGAGCGGAAGGAAGTCTGGTGCCTGGCAGGAAAGATGAGCATCCCCATGGATGGCACCGCCGTGATCACCAAAG GACAACATCCTCTGCGTGCACAGCCACCGGCAGAGCGTGGAAATCAATCTGCAGAAAGTGAAGGCCAGCAAGACGACCACCTCAGTGCCTCTCTTGCCCAACAACTGCCCCTTGGATGTGTCCCATGCTATATGCTCCATTGGAGACAGCAAGGTGTTTGTATGTGGGGGTGTCACCACTGCCAGCGATGTCCAGACAAAGGACTACACCATCAATCCAAATGCCTTCTTGCTGGACCAAAAGACAGGCGAGTGGAAGACCCTGGCTCCCCCACCAGAGGCACTGGACTGTCCTGCCTGCTGTCTAGCCAAGCTACCTTGCAAGATTCTTCAAAGGATTTAAACAACATTTTAAGTGGGAGAATAAGTAAATGCATTATTATTCACAATttaatgagagaaagagaggaagatggCCTGTTGTTTCCTTCTTAG
- the LOC105485765 gene encoding calicin isoform X1, producing MKLEFTEKNYNSFVLQNLNRQRKRKEYWDMALSVDHHVFFAHRNVLAAVSPLVRSLISSNDMKTTDELFITIDSSYLSPVTVDQLLDYFYSGKVVISEQNVEELLRGAQYFNTPRLRVHCNDFLIKSIRRANCLRYLFLAELFELKEVSDLAYSGIRDNFHYWASPEGSMHFMRCPPVIFGRLLRDENLHVLNEDQALSALINWVYFRKEEREKYFKKFFNYINLNAVSNKTLVFASNKLVGMENSSSHATLIENVLMDRKQERPCSLLVYQRKGALLDSVVILGGQKAHGQFNDGVFAYIIQENLWMKLSDMPYRAAALSATSAGRYIYISGGTTEQISGLKTAWRYDMDDNSWTKLPDLPIGLVFHTMVTCGGTVYSVGGSIAPRRYVSNIYRYDERKEVWCLAGKMSIPMDGTAVITKGDRHLYIVTGRCLVKGYISRVGVVDCFDTSTGDVVQCITFPIEFNHRPLLSFQQDNILCVHSHRQSVEINLQKVKASKTTTSVPLLPNNCPLDVSHAICSIGDSKVFVCGGVTTASDVQTKDYTINPNAFLLDQKTGEWKTLAPPPEALDCPACCLAKLPCKILQRI from the coding sequence ATGAAATTGGAATTCACCGAGAAAAACTACAACAGCTTCGTGCTGCAGAACCTGAACAGACAGAGGAAACGCAAAGAGTACTGGGACATGGCCCTGAGCGTGGACCACCACGTCTTCTTTGCACATCGCAACGTGCTGGCTGCTGTCTCCCCGCTGGTGAGGAGCCTCATCTCCAGCAATGACATGAAGACCACCGATGAGCTTTTCATCACCATTGACTCCAGTTATCTGAGCCCGGTCACAGTGGACCAGCTTCTGGACTACTTCTATAGCGGCAAGGTGGTGATCTCCGAGCAAAACGTGGAGGAGCTGCTTCGTGGGGCTCAGTATTTCAACACACCACGCCTTCGAGTTCACTGCAACGACTTCCTTATTAAGTCCATCCGCCGTGCCAACTGCTTGCGCTACCTCTTCTTGGCCGAGCTGTTTGAGCTCAAAGAGGTATCAGACTTAGCTTACTCAGGCATTCGCGACAACTTCCACTACTGGGCCAGTCCTGAGGGCTCCATGCACTTCATGCGCTGTCCCCCTGTTATCTTCGGCCGCCTGCTCCGTGATGAAAACCTTCACGTGCTCAATGAAGACCAGGCTCTCAGCGCACTCATCAATTGGGTGTACTTCCGGAAGGAGGAGCGGGAGAAGTATTTCAAGAAGTTCTTCAATTACATCAATCTCAATGCCGTCTCCAACAAGACACTGGTGTTTGCCAGCAACAAGCTGGTGGGCATGGAGAACAGCTCATCCCATGCAACCCTGATTGAGAATGTCCTGATGGACCGCAAGCAGGAGCGGCCATGCAGCCTGCTGGTCTACCAGCGGAAAGGGGCCCTGCTTGATTCAGTGGTCATCCTTGGTGGCCAGAAGGCCCACGGCCAGTTCAATGATGGAGTGTTTGCctatatcatccaggagaacctGTGGATGAAGCTCTCAGACATGCCCTATCGGGCAGCAGCACTTAGTGCCACCTCTGCTGGTCGCTACATCTACATTTCTGGTGGCACCACTGAGCAGATTTCAGGGCTGAAGACAGCCTGGCGGTATGACATGGATGACAACTCCTGGACCAAGTTGCCCGACCTGCCCATCGGGCTTGTCTTCCACACCATGGTGACCTGTGGGGGGACGGTGTACTCAGTGGGCGGGAGCATTGCCCCAAGGCGGTATGTCTCCAACATCTATCGCTATGATGAGCGGAAGGAAGTCTGGTGCCTGGCAGGAAAGATGAGCATCCCCATGGATGGCACCGCCGTGATCACCAAAGGTGACCGGCATCTGTACATTGTCACTGGACGGTGCTTGGTGAAAGGTTATATCTCCCGGGTCGGGGTGGTGGACTGCTTTGACACTAGCACTGGGGACGTCGTCCAATGTATCACCTTCCCCATTGAGTTCAACCACCGGCCCCTGCTCTCTTTCCAACAGGACAACATCCTCTGCGTGCACAGCCACCGGCAGAGCGTGGAAATCAATCTGCAGAAAGTGAAGGCCAGCAAGACGACCACCTCAGTGCCTCTCTTGCCCAACAACTGCCCCTTGGATGTGTCCCATGCTATATGCTCCATTGGAGACAGCAAGGTGTTTGTATGTGGGGGTGTCACCACTGCCAGCGATGTCCAGACAAAGGACTACACCATCAATCCAAATGCCTTCTTGCTGGACCAAAAGACAGGCGAGTGGAAGACCCTGGCTCCCCCACCAGAGGCACTGGACTGTCCTGCCTGCTGTCTAGCCAAGCTACCTTGCAAGATTCTTCAAAGGATTTAA